One genomic segment of Clavelina lepadiformis chromosome 3, kaClaLepa1.1, whole genome shotgun sequence includes these proteins:
- the LOC143448503 gene encoding uncharacterized protein LOC143448503 has protein sequence MRGLILLFSLACFVMMTYSQQCRQVLTTVCDDDVVNSSMQKGDIGDVGRSGKSGIPGAQGHPGAKGEPGGAGKKGMQGESCALGSLGTDIVTRLAKIEEFLTPPSTTTMVATTVTTTTPSSITSCATPSSNGPHTLTSGVEVYCEDGWTVSENLSTVISGIA, from the exons ATGAGAGGATTGATTCTTCTGTTTTCATTGGCTTGTTTCGTCATGATGACCTACTCGCAACAATGTCGTCAAGTCCTTACCACTGTCTGTGATGATGACGTCGTCAATTCAAGCATGCAGAAAGGAGACATAGGTGATGTCGGCAGATCTGGAAAATCCGGAATTCCTGGAGCTCAGGGGCATCCAGGAGCCAAAGGAGAACCCGGAGGAGCTGGAAAGAAGGGGATGCAAGGAGAATCGTGCGCTCTGGGGTCGCTAGGAACCGACATAGTCACCAGACTGGCAA AAATCGAGGAGTTTCTTACACCTCCCAGTACCACGACCATGGTTGCTACCACTGTTACAACGACAACACCATCTAGTATTACGTCATGTGCTACGCCATCAAGCAACGGTCCCCACACTTTGACGAGTGGGGTTGAAGTTTACTGCGAGGATGGATGGACGGTGAGCGAAAATCTTTCCACAGTTATTAGTGGAATAGCTTAA